The following coding sequences lie in one Niabella agricola genomic window:
- a CDS encoding sialidase family protein, translated as MTKTSASKQIRLCMAIALWSAGMTAHAQHATVVKERNAAPALHKIRDFIIYRDSVFHCAFPSLIKKKDGSYLLAFRRAPERRVLGERVTTHVDPNSYLVQLTSKDGLHWPAEPGLLYAHPFGGSQDPCLLQLSDGTILCASYGWSFPNADALTRFKTPYFKAANAVFLGGYLLRSADNGRSWSAPVYPPAVPAEVHYSPYGNKLPAYNRGALCEGRNGTIYWAVAATDDSASKKTSNYLLTSKDGGKSWAYQSVIAKDTKISFNETSIYETPGGDLVAFMRTANAGDTACIARSKDGGKTFRWEPMGFKGHPLQALRLPDNRVLVTYGYRHAPHGIRARVLDAECTDFKTAKEFVIRADATSGDIGYPWAVMLDRQRILLVYYYNINDGPRSIEATLLEYR; from the coding sequence ATGACAAAAACTTCAGCATCCAAACAAATCCGCCTGTGTATGGCAATAGCGCTCTGGAGCGCAGGCATGACAGCACATGCCCAACATGCAACAGTAGTGAAGGAGCGAAACGCTGCTCCGGCGCTGCATAAAATCCGCGACTTTATCATTTACAGAGACAGCGTTTTTCATTGCGCCTTTCCTTCTTTAATAAAGAAAAAAGATGGCAGCTACCTGCTGGCTTTTCGCAGAGCTCCCGAGCGCCGCGTTTTAGGAGAGCGGGTTACCACACATGTGGATCCCAACAGCTACCTGGTGCAACTAACCTCAAAGGACGGGCTGCACTGGCCGGCAGAGCCCGGCTTACTGTATGCGCACCCCTTCGGCGGCTCACAGGACCCCTGCCTGCTGCAGCTGAGCGATGGCACTATTTTATGCGCCAGCTATGGATGGTCTTTTCCGAACGCGGATGCGCTTACCCGGTTCAAGACCCCGTACTTTAAGGCCGCTAATGCGGTTTTCCTCGGGGGATACCTGTTGCGGTCTGCAGATAATGGCCGCAGCTGGAGCGCCCCTGTTTACCCGCCGGCCGTTCCCGCCGAAGTTCACTACAGCCCTTATGGAAATAAATTGCCTGCTTATAACAGGGGAGCGCTTTGTGAAGGCCGCAACGGAACCATCTATTGGGCCGTGGCCGCTACGGATGACTCCGCGAGCAAAAAAACTTCCAACTACCTGCTCACATCCAAAGACGGCGGAAAAAGCTGGGCATATCAATCGGTAATTGCCAAAGACACAAAGATCTCTTTTAATGAAACCTCCATTTATGAAACACCCGGCGGCGACCTTGTTGCTTTCATGCGTACGGCCAATGCCGGTGATACCGCCTGTATTGCACGCTCGAAAGATGGCGGAAAAACCTTCCGGTGGGAGCCGATGGGATTTAAAGGACATCCCCTGCAGGCGCTGCGTTTGCCAGACAACCGGGTATTGGTGACCTATGGCTACCGGCATGCGCCGCATGGTATCCGGGCACGGGTGCTCGATGCCGAATGTACCGATTTTAAAACGGCAAAAGAATTTGTGATCAGAGCCGATGCAACAAGCGGGGATATTGGTTATCCCTGGGCAGTAATGCTGGACCGTCAGCGCATCTTACTGGTATATTATTATAATATCAATGATGGCCCGCGCTCCATTGAGGCCACATTGCTTGAGTACCGCTAA
- a CDS encoding DUF1304 domain-containing protein, translating to MSTIAYIFVALVAAEHLVILYIEMFAWETAGKKVFKTLPPELFKPTRSMAANQGLYNGFLAAGLLWSLFISDPVWQQHIALFFLGCVIVAGSYGAISASKKIFFIQALPAVLGFLFVYLSRYYR from the coding sequence ATGAGTACCATCGCCTATATTTTTGTTGCCCTGGTTGCTGCGGAGCACCTGGTCATTTTATACATTGAGATGTTTGCCTGGGAAACTGCCGGCAAAAAGGTTTTCAAAACCCTGCCTCCCGAACTTTTTAAACCCACCCGGTCGATGGCTGCCAACCAGGGCTTGTACAATGGCTTCCTGGCAGCCGGTTTACTATGGAGCCTGTTTATCTCAGATCCCGTATGGCAACAGCACATCGCGCTCTTTTTTTTAGGTTGTGTGATCGTTGCCGGCAGCTATGGCGCAATTTCTGCATCCAAGAAGATCTTTTTCATACAGGCATTGCCCGCCGTCCTTGGATTTTTATTTGTTTATCTGAGCAGATATTACCGTTGA
- a CDS encoding isocitrate lyase/PEP mutase family protein, producing MVSQLQKEKAARFLQFHYDDDILVLLNSWDTGSSKLIEACGYKAIATTSMGIAASMGYPDCQVIRLPEMLEVITGIVNGVQVPVTVDIEAGYGNRVEEVIESVEKIIATGIVGINIEDSISLSPVLTDEQEFCERIAAIRSLSDALGFHLVINARTDAFYTGSGTPAEKLAASIRRGNKYREAGADCIFVQPVWEKETIATLVKEIDAPINILSNPTIGAGGLPPSVPELQDLGVARVSLGSSMMKATLALIKKVAGELSGSGTYHTLTEAMTPLDETVQAYNMAIGKTS from the coding sequence ATGGTTTCCCAACTTCAAAAAGAAAAAGCAGCACGGTTCCTGCAATTTCATTACGATGATGACATCCTTGTATTGCTGAATTCCTGGGATACCGGCAGCTCAAAACTGATTGAAGCTTGTGGTTATAAAGCCATTGCCACCACCAGTATGGGCATCGCCGCTTCAATGGGGTACCCCGATTGTCAGGTGATCCGGTTGCCGGAAATGCTGGAAGTGATCACGGGTATTGTAAACGGTGTGCAGGTGCCGGTAACCGTGGATATAGAGGCGGGGTATGGCAACCGTGTGGAGGAGGTAATTGAATCCGTTGAAAAGATCATTGCCACCGGGATTGTCGGAATCAATATTGAAGACAGCATCAGCTTGAGCCCGGTATTAACGGACGAACAGGAATTTTGTGAACGGATAGCCGCGATCCGGTCCTTATCCGATGCATTAGGTTTTCATCTTGTTATTAATGCCCGAACGGATGCGTTTTATACGGGATCCGGTACGCCGGCGGAAAAATTGGCAGCGTCCATAAGACGGGGCAATAAATACCGGGAAGCGGGCGCCGACTGCATCTTTGTGCAGCCGGTATGGGAAAAAGAAACCATCGCCACATTGGTTAAAGAAATAGACGCCCCCATTAATATTCTTTCAAATCCTACCATCGGTGCCGGCGGACTGCCTCCTTCAGTTCCGGAACTTCAGGACCTGGGCGTTGCCCGCGTAAGCCTGGGCTCCAGCATGATGAAGGCAACGCTGGCCCTGATCAAAAAAGTGGCCGGCGAACTATCCGGTTCCGGAACCTATCACACGTTAACCGAGGCAATGACGCCGCTCGATGAAACGGTACAGGCCTATAATATGGCTATAGGGAAAACCTCTTAA
- a CDS encoding tetratricopeptide repeat-containing sensor histidine kinase, with protein MYTIKDDSAFYYFNKVTTNTRNLLEAANAYTYMGILQSNFGDYFSAQENVLTSIRYLQRMNHRKEKDSIDKYMVNNYNELGRISSILKNYPAAIVYYDQALKLIKEDSKRIITLNNKAVAHRQMKQYPQAIAIYDSIINGVKDNPQRYARFLTNSAYTRWLQDPGFQVAPDLLRALQIREKEKDTWGQYSSYSHLSDYYSRTQPGLALSYAQKMYTVVQQLGNPGYELEALQKLIILSPPAALKKYFTRYQYLNDSLQTARSSTRNQFALIRYDVEKSKADNLVLQKANAKKRVQIIGQWILLLGVTVLTVIGFAWYRKQKQRAIREHQLKTSQKVHDVVANGLYRVISKVDYDKTGGKEQLLDELTSLYEQSRNISYEPHEEKTALAFNESLTELISSFSSPETRVLIVGNSKELWSPVTPGVKKELERVLQELMVNMKKHSRAKNVVLKFDRQPGQLSIQYTDDGIGAPPHFRKGNGLRNTENRMAGIGGRIIFDTATATGMKIQLYIPIALPI; from the coding sequence TTGTATACTATAAAAGACGACTCTGCCTTTTATTATTTTAATAAAGTTACAACCAATACGCGTAACCTCCTGGAAGCCGCCAACGCCTATACCTATATGGGCATCCTCCAGTCTAATTTTGGTGACTATTTCAGTGCCCAGGAAAATGTACTGACTTCTATACGTTACCTGCAGCGTATGAATCACCGGAAAGAAAAAGATTCGATTGACAAATACATGGTCAATAATTACAACGAGCTTGGCCGCATCAGTAGTATTCTAAAAAACTACCCAGCAGCAATTGTTTATTACGATCAGGCATTAAAACTAATAAAGGAAGATTCAAAAAGGATCATTACCTTAAACAACAAAGCCGTTGCCCACCGGCAAATGAAGCAGTATCCCCAGGCTATTGCTATTTATGATTCGATTATTAACGGCGTAAAAGACAATCCGCAAAGATATGCGCGCTTTTTGACGAACAGTGCCTATACCCGCTGGCTTCAGGACCCTGGCTTCCAGGTTGCCCCGGATTTACTCAGGGCATTACAAATACGGGAAAAAGAGAAGGACACCTGGGGGCAGTATTCCAGCTATTCCCATCTGTCTGACTATTATTCACGGACACAACCAGGCCTTGCACTTTCCTATGCGCAAAAAATGTATACCGTTGTACAGCAGCTCGGCAATCCCGGCTATGAACTGGAAGCCCTGCAAAAATTAATCATCCTTAGCCCACCTGCAGCTTTAAAAAAATACTTTACGCGCTACCAGTACCTCAACGACAGCCTGCAAACCGCCCGGAGCAGCACCCGGAACCAGTTTGCACTCATCCGCTATGACGTAGAAAAAAGCAAGGCCGACAACCTGGTGTTGCAAAAAGCAAATGCCAAAAAAAGAGTACAGATCATCGGCCAATGGATCCTGCTCCTGGGAGTAACGGTGCTTACAGTCATCGGTTTTGCATGGTACCGGAAGCAAAAGCAACGGGCCATCCGCGAACACCAATTAAAAACCTCGCAAAAGGTACATGATGTGGTGGCCAACGGGCTTTACCGGGTGATATCGAAGGTTGATTATGATAAAACCGGGGGCAAGGAACAGTTGCTGGATGAGCTTACCAGCCTCTATGAACAGTCGCGCAATATTTCCTATGAGCCCCATGAAGAAAAGACCGCGCTCGCTTTTAATGAATCCCTTACGGAATTGATCTCCTCCTTCAGTTCACCCGAAACCCGGGTACTGATCGTGGGCAATTCCAAAGAACTCTGGAGCCCGGTAACACCAGGCGTTAAAAAAGAACTGGAACGAGTGTTGCAAGAGCTGATGGTAAATATGAAAAAACACAGTCGGGCAAAAAATGTGGTACTGAAATTTGACCGGCAGCCCGGTCAGCTCAGCATCCAGTATACCGACGATGGCATCGGCGCTCCGCCCCATTTCCGGAAAGGCAACGGGCTCCGGAATACGGAAAACCGTATGGCCGGTATCGGCGGCCGCATTATTTTTGACACTGCAACCGCTACCGGTATGAAGATTCAATTATATATCCCTATTGCATTACCTATATGA
- a CDS encoding response regulator, with translation MIQKILIAEDYESSNLSVQKTLADLNITNPDYVYYCDDALLRIQKAVQANASYDLLITDLHFEEDHRQQKITSGTALIAAARRIQPDLKILVFSATGKPAIIEALFEKEDIDGYVYKGRNDARELKLAIEQIAANRRYVPQQFIQERRQKNAFELDTFDITLLSLMVKGMRQQEISEYLKKNNQKPSALSSIEKRLNALKEALDCNTNEQLVAHCVKMGIV, from the coding sequence ATGATCCAGAAAATATTGATCGCCGAAGACTACGAAAGTTCCAACCTGTCTGTACAAAAAACACTGGCAGACCTGAACATCACCAATCCCGACTATGTGTACTATTGCGACGACGCATTGCTGCGCATTCAAAAAGCCGTGCAGGCCAACGCTTCCTACGACCTGCTGATCACTGATCTGCATTTTGAGGAAGACCACCGGCAACAAAAAATAACCAGCGGAACAGCGCTGATTGCCGCAGCCCGCCGCATACAGCCCGATTTAAAGATCCTGGTTTTTTCCGCCACCGGCAAACCCGCTATTATTGAAGCACTGTTCGAAAAAGAGGATATTGACGGCTATGTATACAAAGGCCGCAACGATGCCCGGGAGCTGAAACTGGCCATTGAACAGATCGCCGCCAACCGGCGCTATGTTCCCCAGCAATTTATACAAGAGCGCCGGCAAAAGAATGCATTCGAACTGGACACATTCGATATCACGCTCCTGTCCTTAATGGTAAAGGGCATGCGGCAACAGGAGATCTCGGAGTATCTGAAAAAAAACAATCAGAAACCTTCGGCGCTCAGCAGTATTGAAAAACGGCTGAATGCCCTAAAAGAAGCCCTGGATTGCAACACCAATGAGCAACTGGTAGCCCATTGTGTAAAGATGGGTATTGTGTAA
- a CDS encoding DUF4407 domain-containing protein, with amino-acid sequence MSRDFYQSPKSSRIMRLFWKAAGADRYILERSTYGDQVKYLCLGGIIVATGLMAGLAGGYAFYTIFEPRGNAIDSFKTTAAIGGSHDVTDLPTMLKAIVFGIIWGLIIFNIDRFIISSTGKGDGTEDITGKELKGALPRLLMGAIIAMTISKPVEIRMFKTEIDIKLHEKQIEQQQIYKAKTDSVFNSELAKKDKEIEKIEAELSSKRSRYQTLEQNYIEEARLVTVGPRALAIKQQMDGLAAEIKTLEANPDYLRVKKEKAAIEDRRTAALNQSEKYAAGLDGLLERIKIGHEISGPAISWFITLLFMAIELTPIFFKLMLIKSPYDYMEENIKELIKAESGIEIQHNYYQDKQGHERDKVVQHQVIRLLKEKIALLEAQSQLSEAALAHWKEKKKESIAANPEAFVTETPVSHNEVTS; translated from the coding sequence ATGTCTCGTGACTTTTATCAAAGCCCCAAATCTTCGCGCATCATGCGTCTTTTTTGGAAAGCAGCTGGTGCCGACCGCTATATCCTGGAACGAAGCACCTACGGCGACCAGGTTAAATACCTGTGCCTCGGAGGTATCATTGTTGCAACCGGTCTGATGGCGGGCCTGGCAGGCGGCTATGCCTTCTATACCATCTTCGAACCGAGGGGCAACGCTATTGATTCATTTAAAACAACGGCCGCCATTGGAGGAAGTCATGACGTTACCGATCTCCCAACCATGCTAAAAGCCATCGTGTTCGGTATCATTTGGGGATTGATCATCTTTAATATCGACCGGTTTATTATTTCCAGCACCGGAAAAGGTGATGGCACCGAAGACATTACGGGCAAAGAGCTCAAAGGGGCGTTGCCCCGTTTGCTGATGGGTGCCATCATAGCTATGACGATTTCCAAACCCGTAGAGATCCGGATGTTTAAAACAGAAATCGATATCAAACTGCATGAAAAGCAGATTGAACAGCAGCAGATCTACAAGGCCAAAACAGACTCTGTATTTAATAGTGAACTTGCCAAAAAGGATAAGGAGATTGAAAAAATAGAAGCGGAGCTAAGCAGTAAGCGGAGCCGGTATCAAACCCTTGAACAAAACTATATTGAAGAAGCACGCTTGGTTACGGTTGGCCCCCGTGCCCTAGCTATCAAGCAGCAAATGGATGGACTTGCGGCAGAAATAAAAACGCTGGAAGCCAACCCCGATTACCTGCGTGTAAAAAAAGAAAAAGCAGCCATTGAAGACCGGCGCACTGCGGCCCTGAACCAGAGTGAAAAATACGCCGCCGGGCTGGATGGCCTGCTGGAACGTATAAAAATCGGTCACGAAATATCGGGGCCCGCAATCTCCTGGTTTATTACGCTTCTTTTTATGGCCATTGAGCTAACCCCTATTTTCTTTAAACTAATGCTGATCAAAAGTCCTTACGACTATATGGAAGAGAATATCAAAGAGCTGATCAAAGCGGAAAGCGGCATTGAAATACAACATAATTATTACCAGGACAAACAAGGGCATGAAAGAGATAAGGTAGTTCAGCACCAGGTGATCCGGTTGCTAAAAGAAAAAATTGCCCTGCTGGAAGCCCAAAGCCAGTTAAGTGAAGCGGCACTTGCACACTGGAAAGAAAAAAAGAAAGAAAGCATCGCGGCCAATCCAGAAGCCTTTGTAACCGAAACTCCGGTATCGCATAATGAGGTAACATCATGA
- a CDS encoding DUF4407 domain-containing protein: protein MSNGSKPRSIASQRSFVKLLGAEYDLMRSSGILKRFYVAALLIVMILLLTCLSIFYAIELLFHSVAVEIALALFFSLLFICIYIFLLNTFSKEDRKQKKKLNCSDFIRIGFIAFMGFLIAQPLIILLYAAPLSADVARYKEQLLKTHRTQIIGLTEKETKKLVTRYHYYQQQKQRSQTTTYDEQIDRIDRSLQVMQAKARALEFTATHTIAANSFFLYRIKKVNGGYAFSWLWAIIIVALFMLPALLIYAISGEDHYYQQKKALERKLITDAYHAFTEHYKKLWQHSVTIFSRYIDPPFNTIRRKPPVSGNTNDFIQKYIDNR from the coding sequence ATGAGTAACGGCAGCAAACCGCGCAGCATTGCATCCCAAAGAAGCTTCGTAAAGTTACTGGGGGCAGAATACGATCTGATGCGCAGCTCGGGCATATTAAAGCGTTTTTATGTGGCCGCGCTGCTCATCGTTATGATCCTGTTGCTCACTTGCCTCAGCATCTTTTATGCCATTGAGCTATTATTTCATTCCGTTGCTGTGGAAATCGCGCTCGCCCTGTTTTTCTCGTTGCTGTTTATCTGTATCTACATTTTCCTGCTGAACACCTTTTCCAAAGAAGACCGGAAGCAAAAAAAGAAGTTGAACTGCTCAGATTTTATACGGATCGGGTTTATTGCATTTATGGGGTTCCTGATCGCACAGCCCCTGATCATCCTGCTCTATGCAGCTCCGCTTTCCGCAGACGTAGCCCGCTACAAGGAACAACTGTTAAAAACACATCGCACCCAGATCATCGGGCTGACAGAAAAAGAAACGAAAAAACTGGTCACCCGGTACCATTATTACCAACAGCAAAAGCAACGGTCCCAAACCACCACCTACGATGAGCAGATCGACAGGATCGATCGCAGCCTACAGGTAATGCAGGCCAAAGCCCGGGCACTTGAATTTACAGCTACCCATACCATCGCCGCCAACAGCTTCTTCCTGTACCGGATAAAAAAGGTAAATGGTGGCTATGCGTTCTCTTGGTTATGGGCCATTATTATTGTAGCGCTCTTTATGCTTCCAGCCCTGCTCATTTATGCCATCTCCGGTGAAGACCATTACTACCAGCAAAAAAAAGCGCTTGAACGAAAACTGATCACAGATGCCTACCATGCTTTTACCGAGCACTACAAAAAATTATGGCAGCACTCCGTTACCATTTTTTCCCGGTACATCGACCCTCCTTTTAATACCATTCGCAGAAAGCCACCAGTTTCCGGCAACACGAATGATTTTATTCAAAAGTACATTGACAACAGATAA
- a CDS encoding J domain-containing protein, translated as MDYKKDYYRILDVPELATPEELRASYRRLAKRYHPDKNPDNPEAGEHFKSINEAYEILGDPTTRSVYDSYRTRQKQEGTSQAPLNTGNATHTRNPHQETKTRTYTVTRERKIYVRGRIEAKFQGMPDLVKQEAGQWETHFTIAPTEILVTLSDPDIYAKEAPEEYQRMYSGTDLFTTPIEQPVRCKIVTAGQEAYYQLDLYDIRIKDPLLDGITKHEQYSFGTLRGELFAYVLHRYEELVTETYTTCMGATGRVETKTENGQLFTREEQYAANCSTYWTEWRRIPPEKRHHTYSEKIKPAYVSQHPQDSGWWWLLILLLAGMIWPPLLWILLAVAGVLLLPLLLVWLTEKAGKGSHWVLAFLLGIIFLLTIGAMLQKPARHPSPGSHTRMDSIRSKKEIIKYPDMQADTLITHLLRWQDRNDSLYTIRLSVPSSELHRSAMAHRQMDEPQYASQGIGSVYAHMLATDNDAIQPAATAFRDLAKAKKLNRQQTASMIVSCIQSIPYSLIVDQSCSARYNDAYINQYLASCKTDCCKGHSKFGVQSPLEFLGDLKGDCDTRALFLYSILGQLGYPVALMTSNYYKHALIAVALDRPLPDNARAVYTGGKRYYLWETTSKKFGPGELPASLSNLHHWNITLIQ; from the coding sequence ATGGACTACAAGAAGGACTATTACCGCATATTGGATGTACCGGAGCTGGCCACACCGGAAGAACTCCGTGCTTCCTACCGGCGCCTCGCCAAACGCTATCATCCCGATAAAAATCCCGATAACCCCGAAGCAGGGGAGCACTTTAAGAGCATCAATGAGGCCTATGAAATCCTGGGCGATCCAACAACCCGTTCCGTTTATGACAGCTACCGGACTCGTCAAAAACAGGAAGGGACATCACAGGCTCCCCTTAATACCGGCAACGCAACCCATACCCGGAATCCGCACCAGGAAACAAAGACCCGTACTTATACCGTTACCCGTGAACGAAAAATTTATGTGCGCGGCCGCATTGAAGCTAAATTCCAGGGAATGCCGGATCTTGTTAAACAGGAGGCGGGACAATGGGAAACCCATTTTACGATTGCTCCCACAGAAATACTGGTAACGCTTTCCGACCCGGATATCTATGCAAAAGAAGCTCCCGAGGAGTACCAGCGGATGTATTCTGGTACCGATCTGTTCACAACTCCCATTGAACAACCGGTTCGCTGCAAGATTGTAACAGCAGGCCAGGAAGCCTATTACCAACTCGATCTTTATGACATCCGGATAAAAGATCCGCTGTTAGACGGAATTACAAAACACGAGCAATACAGTTTCGGAACCCTGCGTGGAGAATTGTTTGCCTATGTACTGCACCGCTATGAAGAGCTGGTTACAGAAACCTATACAACTTGTATGGGTGCCACCGGGCGTGTTGAAACAAAAACAGAAAACGGGCAGCTCTTTACAAGAGAAGAACAATACGCCGCCAATTGCAGCACTTACTGGACCGAATGGCGGCGGATTCCCCCAGAAAAACGGCACCACACTTACTCAGAAAAAATCAAACCTGCTTATGTTTCCCAACATCCGCAGGATTCCGGTTGGTGGTGGCTCCTTATCTTATTGCTTGCAGGTATGATCTGGCCGCCGTTATTATGGATCCTGCTGGCAGTTGCAGGGGTGCTGTTGCTGCCACTACTGCTCGTATGGCTGACCGAAAAAGCGGGCAAGGGATCCCATTGGGTGCTTGCATTTCTATTAGGCATCATCTTTCTGTTAACCATCGGTGCCATGCTTCAAAAACCGGCCCGTCACCCATCGCCTGGTTCCCACACCAGGATGGATAGTATCCGTTCAAAAAAAGAGATTATTAAATATCCGGATATGCAGGCAGATACCCTCATCACCCATTTGCTTCGCTGGCAGGATCGCAACGACAGTCTATATACCATACGGCTTTCGGTACCATCATCCGAACTACACCGGTCTGCCATGGCCCACCGGCAGATGGATGAACCACAATATGCCTCGCAGGGCATTGGCTCCGTATATGCGCATATGCTGGCTACAGATAATGATGCCATCCAACCTGCAGCAACGGCATTCCGTGATCTGGCAAAGGCAAAAAAGCTCAACAGGCAACAAACAGCATCCATGATCGTATCCTGTATCCAGTCCATCCCCTATTCGCTGATCGTAGACCAGTCCTGTTCCGCCCGCTATAACGACGCCTATATCAACCAGTACCTTGCATCCTGCAAAACGGATTGTTGTAAAGGCCACTCAAAATTCGGTGTGCAATCCCCCCTTGAGTTTCTGGGCGATCTGAAAGGAGATTGTGATACCCGCGCACTATTTCTTTATAGCATACTGGGGCAGTTAGGATACCCGGTAGCGTTGATGACCAGCAATTACTACAAACATGCGCTTATTGCGGTAGCCCTAGACAGGCCTTTACCCGATAACGCCAGGGCTGTTTACACTGGCGGGAAGCGCTACTACCTGTGGGAAACCACTTCTAAAAAATTTGGACCGGGAGAGCTGCCCGCATCCCTGTCCAATCTTCACCATTGGAATATTACCCTTATTCAATAA
- a CDS encoding alanyl-tRNA editing protein has translation MEDQVITLTETIVYSFAGGQQSDDATVDGIKIVDPRKSGTAIFYTVERADGLFVGKEVELEINWEKRSRIMKLHFAAELVLELMNQHYDRPVKFGANITSEKSRVDFIWERDISETFPLLEQRLRKLIIADLPIESLFVDEAAEIRCWRIRGFGQVHCGGTHIKRTGELGQLTLKRKTQGKNKERIEIYLAAV, from the coding sequence ATGGAAGACCAGGTGATTACGCTGACGGAAACGATCGTTTACAGTTTTGCTGGCGGACAGCAATCAGACGACGCCACAGTGGATGGAATAAAGATTGTGGATCCCCGGAAATCGGGGACAGCTATCTTTTATACCGTGGAGCGGGCGGATGGACTGTTTGTGGGCAAGGAAGTGGAGCTGGAGATAAACTGGGAAAAGCGCTCCCGGATCATGAAGTTGCATTTTGCTGCGGAGCTGGTACTGGAACTCATGAACCAGCATTACGACCGCCCGGTTAAGTTTGGTGCCAATATCACCAGCGAAAAATCCCGTGTGGATTTTATATGGGAACGGGATATTTCAGAAACCTTTCCTTTACTGGAGCAGCGCCTCCGGAAGCTCATCATCGCCGATCTGCCCATTGAAAGCCTGTTTGTAGACGAGGCCGCAGAAATCCGGTGCTGGCGCATCCGGGGTTTTGGCCAGGTACACTGTGGCGGTACCCATATTAAACGTACCGGGGAGTTAGGACAACTGACGCTGAAGCGGAAAACCCAGGGCAAGAACAAGGAGCGGATTGAGATTTATTTAGCCGCTGTTTAA
- a CDS encoding carboxypeptidase-like regulatory domain-containing protein: MKRKIYPILLFAYGSVLMACSKTDQNPEAPGPEKGRVQGRITDVKNNPVKNARITIEHTVWYNSYLLATSNNEGRYQVSLPGDPAGDWTAKAQLTKTAYGQTYQFDLEPEQTGAFNQASGAVRNFKWKLNGPRPGGTGFYGAHVDLYTFGTDLDLTKVKVSFTPFPGETLLIDGTAAASFERSVEDMAGTFMAKDVPIGKYTIKATYGGKKLLLNNRHADDASEETKTVVFGKYGYLGETEYNIEFYITE, translated from the coding sequence ATGAAAAGAAAGATATACCCCATTCTGCTGTTTGCATACGGCAGCGTTTTAATGGCCTGCAGTAAAACGGATCAAAACCCAGAAGCGCCCGGACCGGAAAAAGGCCGGGTGCAGGGCCGGATCACTGATGTCAAAAACAATCCCGTAAAAAACGCCCGCATTACCATCGAGCATACCGTATGGTATAACAGCTATCTTTTGGCCACCAGCAACAATGAAGGGCGGTACCAGGTATCCCTGCCCGGTGATCCGGCCGGCGACTGGACGGCCAAGGCTCAACTTACAAAAACAGCCTACGGGCAAACCTATCAATTTGACCTGGAGCCGGAGCAAACCGGCGCCTTTAATCAAGCAAGCGGGGCCGTGCGGAATTTTAAATGGAAGCTCAATGGCCCTCGGCCGGGTGGTACCGGTTTCTACGGGGCGCATGTGGATCTGTATACGTTTGGTACAGATCTGGACCTTACAAAAGTAAAAGTGTCTTTTACGCCTTTTCCAGGAGAGACCCTTCTTATAGACGGAACCGCAGCAGCTTCGTTTGAACGGTCTGTAGAGGACATGGCCGGCACCTTTATGGCGAAAGACGTGCCCATTGGAAAATATACCATTAAAGCCACTTATGGCGGTAAAAAATTATTGCTCAACAATCGTCATGCAGATGATGCCAGTGAAGAAACCAAGACCGTGGTTTTTGGTAAATACGGCTACCTGGGTGAAACGGAATACAATATTGAGTTCTACATTACGGAATAG